One genomic region from Diabrotica undecimpunctata isolate CICGRU chromosome 9, icDiaUnde3, whole genome shotgun sequence encodes:
- the LOC140449739 gene encoding mitochondrial cardiolipin hydrolase-like, whose product MLVNLLENKYCVFGLTALAIIPWKVFYSKYKYFQKQYEEQLLFQNRHNCVVMYTVAKGMSGWPPHKDRILPDITSKDGLYPMYEPLIYFIKTAEKSIYVAYMFIEIQEIMDALVEAHERGVKVRILLNFEHNKSDVGSIQKLISKGIMVQLYMCPKQTLESIMHYKYMVKDYNQEKGGYTLISSLNISISAFTENYENIVLSSDYYLATSIHNNFENCWNYVELENQSLLNKTTLLDLNLI is encoded by the exons ATGTTAGTAAACCTCTTGGAAAACAAATATTGTGTTTTTGGCTTAACTGCTCTAGCTATAATACCATGGAAAGTATTTTAcagcaaatataaatattttcaaaaacagTATGAAGAGCAGTTGCTATTCCAAAATAGGCATAATTGTGTTGTTATGTATACAGTTGCAAAGGGAATGAGTGGGTGGCCCCCACATAAAGATAGAATACTACCTGACATTACATCCAAAGACGGTCTATATCCTATGTATGAAccgttaatatattttattaaaactgcagaaaagagtatatatgtaGCTTATATGTTCATCGAGATTCAAGAAATAATGGATGCACTAGTAGAAGCCCATGAACGTGGAGTTAAAGTTcgtatattattaaattttgaacataaTAAGTCTGATGTTGGATCTATTCAGAAGTTAATCAGTAAAG gaATTATGGTTCAGTTGTATATGTGCCCCAAACAAACTCTAGAAAGCATTATGCATTATAAATATATGGTAAAGGACTACAACCAGGAAAAAGGAGGATATACATTGATAAGTTCCTTGAATATTAGTATATCTGCATTCACAGAAAATTATGAAAACATAGTTCTCAGTTCTGACTATTACTTAGCTACATCTATACATAATAACTTTGAGAACTGTTGGAACTATGTTGAGCTAGAGAATCAGAGTCTTCTAAACAAAACTACACTTTTAGAccttaatttaatataa
- the LOC140449737 gene encoding uncharacterized protein isoform X2: MLSVIHLIDMTAMNYWLLVRILKKFDLPLLDTKLAIRQFLSGCPEGENKTMIIKTTQESSLKKKYRIQHHEDSTLNNNIKVQTGQELNEYEICFKKFIEKPHNCEISVEQLKRNLKACLIRHARETPYKCDICFKQFSQQRYLKIHLRVHTEEIPKCEICFKQFTQKNSLNLHLRIHTGEKPYKCHICSKQFSQKIHLKRHLRVHTGEKPYKCDICFKQFSEGSNLNTHFITHARETRKFHKCEICFKQFSQKTNLKKHLRIHTREKPYKCDICFKQFFHKSNLNYHFHIHTGETPYKCGICFKQFSQISTLNKHLPIHTGEKPY, encoded by the exons ATGCTATCTGTCATTCATTTAATTGATATGACAGCCATGAACTATTGGTTATTAGTCAGAATACTGAAGAAATTTGATTTACCTCTTTTGGATACCAAACTGGCAATAAGGCAATTTCTTTCAG gaTGTCCCGAGGGGGAgaataaaacaatgattataaAAACAACACAAGAGTCATCTCTTAAGAAAAAATATAGGATTCAACACCATGAAGATAgtacattaaataataatataaaagttCAAACTGGACAAGAACTTAACGAgtatgaaatttgttttaagaaatttatagAAAAACCTCACAACTGTGAAATTTCTGTTGAGCAGTTGAAACGTAATTTGAAGGCATGTTTGATAAGACACGCTCGAGAAACaccttacaagtgtgatatttgctttaaacagttTTCTCAGCAACGTTATTTGAAAATCCATTTGCGTGTTCACACTGAGGAAATACCTAAGTGTgagatttgttttaagcagtttactcagAAAAATTCTTTAAATTTGCATTTGCGCAttcacactggggaaaaaccttataagtgtcaTATTTGTTCtaagcagttttctcagaaaatacatttaaaaagacatttgcgtgttcacactggggaaaaaccttataagtgtgatatttgttttaagcagttttctgaAGGAAGTAATTTGAATACACATTTTATAACACACGCTAGAGAAACTCGCAAGtttcacaagtgtgaaatttgctttaaacagttttctcaaaaaacaaatttaaaaaaacatttgcgTATTCACACTAGGGAAAAACCATATaaatgtgatatttgttttaagcagttttttcACAAAAGTAATTTAAATTACCATTTTCACATTCACACTGGAGAAACACCTTACAAGTGtggtatttgttttaaacagttttctcaAATAAGTACTTTGAATAAACATTTGCctattcacactggagaaaaaccttactag
- the LOC140449737 gene encoding uncharacterized protein isoform X1, translating to MFIALKFNLAPFNLVAMDVKVEIKTELDEYDQQDIETKLSSSIDLENLKNELKEGLGCPEGENKTMIIKTTQESSLKKKYRIQHHEDSTLNNNIKVQTGQELNEYEICFKKFIEKPHNCEISVEQLKRNLKACLIRHARETPYKCDICFKQFSQQRYLKIHLRVHTEEIPKCEICFKQFTQKNSLNLHLRIHTGEKPYKCHICSKQFSQKIHLKRHLRVHTGEKPYKCDICFKQFSEGSNLNTHFITHARETRKFHKCEICFKQFSQKTNLKKHLRIHTREKPYKCDICFKQFFHKSNLNYHFHIHTGETPYKCGICFKQFSQISTLNKHLPIHTGEKPY from the exons ATGTTCATTGCCCTAAAATTCAATTTAGCCCCATTCAATTTAGTAGCTATGGATGTTAAAGTTGAAATTAAGACAGAGTTAGATGAATATGACCAACAAGATATTGAGACTAAGTTATCCTCATCAATAGATCTGGAAAACTTAAAAAATGAATTAAAGGAAGGACTAG gaTGTCCCGAGGGGGAgaataaaacaatgattataaAAACAACACAAGAGTCATCTCTTAAGAAAAAATATAGGATTCAACACCATGAAGATAgtacattaaataataatataaaagttCAAACTGGACAAGAACTTAACGAgtatgaaatttgttttaagaaatttatagAAAAACCTCACAACTGTGAAATTTCTGTTGAGCAGTTGAAACGTAATTTGAAGGCATGTTTGATAAGACACGCTCGAGAAACaccttacaagtgtgatatttgctttaaacagttTTCTCAGCAACGTTATTTGAAAATCCATTTGCGTGTTCACACTGAGGAAATACCTAAGTGTgagatttgttttaagcagtttactcagAAAAATTCTTTAAATTTGCATTTGCGCAttcacactggggaaaaaccttataagtgtcaTATTTGTTCtaagcagttttctcagaaaatacatttaaaaagacatttgcgtgttcacactggggaaaaaccttataagtgtgatatttgttttaagcagttttctgaAGGAAGTAATTTGAATACACATTTTATAACACACGCTAGAGAAACTCGCAAGtttcacaagtgtgaaatttgctttaaacagttttctcaaaaaacaaatttaaaaaaacatttgcgTATTCACACTAGGGAAAAACCATATaaatgtgatatttgttttaagcagttttttcACAAAAGTAATTTAAATTACCATTTTCACATTCACACTGGAGAAACACCTTACAAGTGtggtatttgttttaaacagttttctcaAATAAGTACTTTGAATAAACATTTGCctattcacactggagaaaaaccttactag